Sequence from the Phycisphaerales bacterium genome:
ACGCGGGTGAAGTGGTCGGCGAAGGCCGCGGCGGTGCGGCCCATGCCGCAGCCGATCTCGATGAGGCGCCCGCGCGGGACGCCGTCGAAGGCCCAGGTCATGATGTCGGCGACGATGCGGCGGCCGCCCGAGTAGAACTCCTGGTCGGAAACCGGTCGGTCCAGGGCCAGGATCGCGTGGATGGCGTCGTCCCTGGCGAAGCGGTCCCAGTGCTGCTGCATGGGGTTATCAGTCGCGGGATGGTGGCTCAAGCGGGGGGATGGTAGTGGAGTAGGGGTTAATACGGTGAGTGGGCGTGAGCCCGGATTCCGCATGTAGGGGTATGAACGGAGCGACTGAACTCATGGAGGCCAAGCCCAGCCGCCAACCCCCGCGCCCGCCGAGCCCCCCGTCGAACCGTGCGGTGACGGAGCTGCTCGTTCGCGCCCAGTCGGGGGATGCCAGGGCGACGGACGAGCTATTTCCGATCGTTTACGACGAGCTGCGGAGCCTAGCCCAGCGGTTCTTGAGCGGGGAGAGCAAGGCGCAGACGCTGCAGGCGACGGCGCTCGTGCACGAGGCGTACCTGCGGCTGGTGGGGCCGAACCAGAGCCCTTGGGAGAACCGCGGGCACTTTTTCGGGGCGGCGGCGCGTGCGATCCGGCGGATTCTGACGGACCATGCGCGGGAGCGGGATGCCCAGAAGCGGGGGGGCGGGCAGAAGCCGGTGTCGCTGGATGAGGCGCTGGTGGTGTGCGCGGGCGAGCCCGATGTGGACATGGTGAACCTCGACGCGGCGCTCACGAAGCTCGCGGGCATCGATGAGCAGAAGGCGCGGGTGGTTGAACTGCGGTTCTTCGGCGGGCTCACCGTGGAGCAGACGGCGCTGGCGCTGGGGATCTCGCCCAGCTCGGTGGCGCGGGACTGGCAGTTTGCACGGGTGTGGTTGCACCGCGAGCTGGCCGCGGAGATGGGCTGAGCGAAGGGACAGGGGGCCGGCAACGTGCGTCCATCTACGATTCCATTGGTGACGATCGAACCGCGAAAGAGCGAGCGCAGCAGCGCGCCAGACGCGAGCGGGTTTGCGCGCGTGGAGGCGATCTTCTTCGAGGTCGCGGCCCACTCGCCGCGGGACCGCGATGAGGCGATCCGGCGGTTGTGCGCAGGCGACGCGGCGCTGGAGAAGGAAGTGCGGTCGCTGGTGGAGGCGGCGGGGGACATCGGGGCGTTCCTCGAGCAGCCGGCGCTGGGCAAGGACTTTGACCTCGCGAAAGAAAGCCAGCGGGCGAGCGGCCCAGACGAGATGATCGGGGCGACGGTGGGGGCGTTCCGGATCCGGCGGCGGGTGGCGTCGGGGGGCATGGGCACGGTGTACGAGGCCGTGCGGGCGGATGGGCAGTTCGAGCAGACGGTCGCGGTGAAGATCGTGAAGCGCGGGATGGACTCGGAGGAGATCCTGCGGCGGTTTTATGCAGAACGGCAGACGCTCGCGAGCCTGGACCACCCGAACATCGCGCGGCTCATTGACGGCGGGATGACGCAGGACGGGCGACCGTTCCTGGTGATGGAGTACGTCGACGGGCTGCCGATCGATGAATACTGCGACAACCAGCGGCTGAGCGTGCGCGAGCGGCTGAAGCTGGTGCAGGCGGTGGCGGGTGCGGTGCACCACGCGCACCAGAACCTGATCATCCACCGGGACCTCAAGCCCAGCAACATATTGGTGACGGCGCAGGGGGTGCCCAAGCTGCTGGACTTCGGGATTGCGCGGCTGCTGACGGGCGGGCCCGAGGCGCGGGTGACGAGCGACACCGAGCGGCGGCTGACGCCGGAGTACGCGAGCCCGGAACAGGTGGAGGGGACGGCGCTGACGACCGCGAGTGACGTGTACTCGCTGGGCGTGGTGCTGTACGAGCTGCTGACGGGGCTGCGGCCGTACTACTTCGGGGCGAAGACGACCGATGAGGTTCGGCGGGTGGTGATGTCGAGCGTGCCGGTGCCGCCGAGCGAGGCGGTGACGGTGCGGGCACGCCGGGTGGGGGCGACTCACGGGCGGGCGGCGTCGGTGGTGCCCGGCGCGGGCACGGGAGGGTCGTCGCTGGTGGTGGGGGGTGGGGCCCAGACGGGTGGCGAGGCGGCGGGGGTCGATATTCCCCGTACGCGGGGCGTGACATCGACGCGGCTGCGCGGGCAGCTGCGGGGGGACCTGGACAACATCGTGCTGATGGCCCTGCGCAAGGAGCCCGAGCGCCGGTACGCCTCGGTCGAGCAGTTCTCCGCGGACATTGGGCGCTTTCTGAGTGGGATGCCGGTGCAGGCGCGGCGCGACACGGCGTGGTATCGGGCGAGCAAGTTCGTGCGGCGGCACGCGGTGGGCGTGGCGGCAACGGCGGCGGCGCTGGTGCTGCTGAGCACGTCGAGCGTGGTGCTGTACCAGCAGGCAGGTCAGCTGGAGTCGCAGCGCAACGAGATCGCCGCGAACTATGAGGCGCTGTCGGAGAAGGAGCGGGCGATCTCGGCAAAGAACACGCAGCTGAGCGCGAGCCTGCGGTTCCAGCAGGAGAACCGAGCGTTCCTGCTCAACATCATCCGTGGCGGGGACATCCGCGATCAGGGGCCTGACGCGAAACTAGGCGATCTGCTGCGCGACGCGGCCGCGACGCTGGAGGCTGATCCGCCCAAGGACCAGTTCACGTTCGCGGGCGCGCAGTACTCCATCGGCACGGCCATGATGTCGCTGGGGATGGTGAAGGAGTCGCGGACACTGCTGGAGGGGGCCGCGAGCGGCTTCGCGGGGCTGGATGAGGACGCGGATGCGCGGGT
This genomic interval carries:
- a CDS encoding sigma-70 family RNA polymerase sigma factor, which gives rise to MNGATELMEAKPSRQPPRPPSPPSNRAVTELLVRAQSGDARATDELFPIVYDELRSLAQRFLSGESKAQTLQATALVHEAYLRLVGPNQSPWENRGHFFGAAARAIRRILTDHARERDAQKRGGGQKPVSLDEALVVCAGEPDVDMVNLDAALTKLAGIDEQKARVVELRFFGGLTVEQTALALGISPSSVARDWQFARVWLHRELAAEMG
- a CDS encoding serine/threonine-protein kinase; the encoded protein is MTIEPRKSERSSAPDASGFARVEAIFFEVAAHSPRDRDEAIRRLCAGDAALEKEVRSLVEAAGDIGAFLEQPALGKDFDLAKESQRASGPDEMIGATVGAFRIRRRVASGGMGTVYEAVRADGQFEQTVAVKIVKRGMDSEEILRRFYAERQTLASLDHPNIARLIDGGMTQDGRPFLVMEYVDGLPIDEYCDNQRLSVRERLKLVQAVAGAVHHAHQNLIIHRDLKPSNILVTAQGVPKLLDFGIARLLTGGPEARVTSDTERRLTPEYASPEQVEGTALTTASDVYSLGVVLYELLTGLRPYYFGAKTTDEVRRVVMSSVPVPPSEAVTVRARRVGATHGRAASVVPGAGTGGSSLVVGGGAQTGGEAAGVDIPRTRGVTSTRLRGQLRGDLDNIVLMALRKEPERRYASVEQFSADIGRFLSGMPVQARRDTAWYRASKFVRRHAVGVAATAAALVLLSTSSVVLYQQAGQLESQRNEIAANYEALSEKERAISAKNTQLSASLRFQQENRAFLLNIIRGGDIRDQGPDAKLGDLLRDAAATLEADPPKDQFTFAGAQYSIGTAMMSLGMVKESRTLLEGAASGFAGLDEDADARVEIEVALAEQLFYERKYEQAEKRFRELLAEERARSGGVPTAREGTLLTDLGACLRALRREDESIRVQREALDVRLAVHGELDMDVAETRNNLASSLFQKGDYDGAVAEYTESLEVRRTLLRADHPSVLRVESNLGLAKLRAGKVDEAIELLTHAAEARDRAFGPEHAGRVGTMTSLAIALRQKGRHEESIAWLERVLEWQRPRFATDSHQIAATEANIGITLAEKGETEAALAKLEAALPRLRAGGNATAGVLKSASECLAGIYEKAGRVEEAVELREGVGAK